The proteins below are encoded in one region of Mesoplasma melaleucae:
- a CDS encoding single-stranded DNA-binding protein translates to MNQVCLIGRLTKDIELRNTTNGQGKFVSFTLAVSEYSGQKEITNFIPCFAFNNTAENMARFLSKGSLVSVSGRVNVRTSQTDGKYETIVTITADRVNFLESAKARGANASADVNSNINLDSPIQNKPSSIASSNVDTDEIILSEDESILWD, encoded by the coding sequence ATGAATCAAGTATGTTTAATTGGAAGACTTACAAAAGATATTGAATTAAGAAATACAACTAATGGACAAGGGAAATTCGTTTCATTTACATTAGCTGTTAGTGAATATTCTGGACAAAAAGAAATCACAAACTTTATCCCATGTTTTGCTTTTAACAATACAGCTGAAAATATGGCTAGATTTTTATCAAAAGGAAGTCTAGTATCAGTTTCAGGAAGAGTTAATGTTAGAACATCACAAACTGATGGAAAATATGAAACTATCGTAACTATTACTGCCGACCGTGTAAACTTTTTAGAATCTGCAAAAGCAAGAGGAGCTAACGCTTCTGCTGATGTAAATTCAAACATTAATTTAGATTCACCAATTCAAAATAAACCATCATCAATTGCATCAAGCAACGTAGATACAGATGAAATTATTTTAAGTGAAGATGAATCAATTTTATGAGATTAA
- the rpsF gene encoding 30S ribosomal protein S6 — translation MLRKYEAMFILDQDTQDVNALSSRMIDIISKDGKVIEKNDLGLIEFAYKINHKKKGHYFVVIVEATAEAIKEFERIANIEKNVVRTLIINIENEQGYQQSVKLSKTDMTKFEEEKKAKRDFKKPFVKKNFSKLTEKRTFEKPLEEKVAEPKFEAPKAAEVKSAKAKKVEEEVSHEEAHDFVSKMEEKYKAHLAETIEDYFDDEVEVKEAKELKTTVKKEAAPKMSAAERAKVDGSHNIDEERYELQKYSNKLRSVAIEKNLPKKLQEVNLRDLTKKELIEYMRKVRSALAK, via the coding sequence ATGTTAAGAAAATATGAAGCTATGTTTATCTTAGACCAAGATACACAAGATGTTAACGCTTTATCATCAAGAATGATTGATATCATTTCAAAAGATGGAAAAGTAATTGAAAAAAACGATTTAGGATTAATCGAATTTGCTTACAAAATTAACCACAAGAAAAAAGGACACTATTTTGTTGTTATAGTTGAAGCAACTGCTGAAGCTATTAAAGAATTTGAAAGAATTGCAAACATTGAGAAAAATGTTGTTAGAACTTTAATCATCAATATTGAAAATGAACAAGGTTATCAACAATCAGTTAAATTATCAAAAACTGATATGACTAAATTTGAAGAAGAAAAAAAAGCAAAAAGAGATTTCAAAAAACCTTTTGTTAAAAAAAATTTTAGTAAACTAACAGAAAAAAGAACTTTTGAAAAACCTTTAGAAGAAAAAGTTGCTGAACCAAAATTTGAAGCACCAAAAGCTGCTGAAGTTAAATCCGCTAAAGCTAAAAAAGTTGAAGAAGAAGTTTCACATGAAGAAGCACATGACTTTGTTTCAAAAATGGAAGAAAAATATAAAGCTCATTTAGCTGAAACTATTGAAGACTATTTTGATGATGAAGTTGAAGTAAAAGAAGCGAAAGAATTAAAAACTACAGTTAAAAAAGAAGCTGCACCAAAAATGTCAGCTGCTGAAAGAGCTAAAGTTGATGGATCACACAACATTGATGAAGAAAGATATGAATTACAAAAATACTCAAACAAATTAAGAAGTGTTGCAATCGAAAAAAACTTACCAAAAAAATTACAAGAAGTTAACTTAAGAGATTTAACTAAAAAAGAACTAATCGAATACATGAGAAAAGTTCGTTCTGCATTAGCTAAATAG
- the rpmG gene encoding 50S ribosomal protein L33 encodes MQKSKLTKKIILVCEDCLSRNYSLNKNSLTQKERLEIKKFCSMCNKHTLHKETR; translated from the coding sequence ATGCAAAAATCAAAATTAACCAAAAAGATAATTTTAGTATGTGAAGATTGTTTAAGTAGAAACTATTCACTGAATAAAAACAGTTTAACTCAAAAAGAACGTTTAGAAATTAAAAAGTTTTGTTCTATGTGCAACAAACATACATTACATAAGGAAACAAGATAA
- a CDS encoding lipoprotein encodes MKKLLSIITSLTVAASATTSLVSCKVITNLFKIEISNWEAAGDLKYKFDTKEGIYKPTPYDSSTTDDQKKANVKKALDGASGTFASSLVADMINSVFFNSELNVTKNTIKTWQYLFRTNQEGVYADGQFRTAGLNSSQEDEIKEYYSKVTNISSLLGLYQYTKYTSTESSTKADANLTKLSPETINEIETSGIFSSSNNQGITNVKINFTPSLYEGKIGLGNLTGDTEIKKYDSNYISPTTNYNAKTAKETEKDPSKGYKEYLAGTNIAYNFFQQLMILEVKSTDLELPITVKEVKEQSETSKKNVKKQGLILNPKSSEKATEPIVFEYTTNDKKEKTAYSYGYSLVSLAPIDLEITYNDNVDLKTGTPNGKNYLIDLTIDGLSAAFKPILNFTSNKDEEDKTTTSNGTPYIGWRFMGYQFNSKNIVGYNEDGTLFTEKRSKKMTATNKKFNDFNITKLEFKEA; translated from the coding sequence ATGAAAAAACTACTATCTATTATTACATCATTAACTGTAGCTGCCTCAGCAACAACTAGTTTAGTTTCATGTAAAGTTATAACTAATTTGTTTAAAATTGAAATTAGTAATTGAGAAGCGGCAGGTGATTTAAAATATAAATTCGATACAAAAGAAGGAATTTATAAACCTACACCTTATGATTCATCAACAACAGATGACCAAAAAAAAGCTAATGTTAAAAAAGCACTTGATGGAGCTTCTGGGACTTTTGCCTCATCTTTAGTTGCAGATATGATCAATTCTGTATTTTTTAACTCAGAATTAAATGTAACTAAAAATACAATTAAAACATGACAATATCTTTTTAGAACAAATCAAGAAGGTGTTTATGCTGATGGTCAATTTAGAACAGCTGGATTAAATAGTTCACAAGAAGATGAAATAAAAGAATATTATTCAAAAGTAACAAATATTTCTTCATTGTTAGGTTTATATCAATACACAAAATATACATCTACAGAATCTTCAACAAAAGCTGACGCTAACTTGACTAAATTGTCTCCAGAAACAATTAATGAGATTGAAACAAGTGGAATTTTTAGTAGTTCTAATAATCAAGGAATTACAAATGTTAAAATAAACTTTACTCCTTCATTATATGAAGGTAAAATTGGTTTAGGTAATTTGACAGGTGATACTGAAATAAAAAAATATGACTCAAATTATATTTCACCAACTACAAACTATAATGCTAAAACAGCTAAAGAAACAGAAAAGGATCCTTCTAAGGGTTATAAAGAATATCTTGCAGGAACAAATATTGCTTATAACTTTTTCCAGCAATTAATGATTTTAGAAGTTAAATCTACTGATTTAGAATTACCAATAACTGTTAAAGAAGTTAAAGAACAATCTGAAACAAGTAAAAAAAATGTTAAAAAACAAGGGTTAATTTTAAATCCTAAATCATCAGAAAAAGCTACTGAGCCAATTGTTTTTGAATATACTACAAATGATAAGAAAGAAAAAACAGCATATTCATATGGTTACTCATTAGTTTCACTTGCGCCAATTGATTTAGAAATTACATATAATGATAATGTTGACTTAAAAACAGGTACACCCAATGGAAAAAACTATCTAATTGATTTAACTATTGATGGCTTGAGTGCTGCATTTAAACCAATCTTAAACTTTACATCAAACAAAGATGAAGAAGATAAAACTACTACTTCAAATGGAACTCCATACATTGGTTGAAGATTTATGGGGTACCAATTCAATTCAAAAAATATTGTTGGATATAACGAAGATGGAACGTTATTTACTGAAAAACGAAGTAAAAAAATGACAGCAACAAATAAAAAATTTAATGACTTCAATATTACAAAATTAGAATTTAAAGAAGCTTAG
- the rlmB gene encoding 23S rRNA (guanosine(2251)-2'-O)-methyltransferase RlmB: MENLSLIYGKHAVNEFIKNHSNLIKKIYVSNNFKVESSEFDFTVIHTDIKKIEAMVGVEVNHQGVVAEVKEFNYKPFGEALNELNNEGPKLVLILDQIQDPYNFGAIIRSSSLLGVDQIVILDHKQVFVNSTVVKTSAGIVYDMKISKVTNLSNAIKDLQKNGFWIYSTHLNSESNDMRKVDFANKTAIVIGNEHKGVSELVMKNSDMNVYIPSTNTIDSYNANVATSLILYHVANYIGKLK, encoded by the coding sequence ATGGAAAATTTAAGTTTAATATATGGAAAACATGCTGTAAATGAATTTATTAAAAATCATTCAAACTTAATTAAAAAAATATATGTTTCTAATAATTTTAAAGTTGAATCAAGTGAATTTGATTTTACAGTTATTCATACTGATATTAAAAAAATTGAAGCTATGGTTGGAGTAGAAGTAAACCACCAAGGTGTTGTAGCGGAAGTTAAAGAATTTAATTACAAACCATTTGGTGAAGCATTAAATGAACTAAATAATGAAGGACCAAAACTAGTTTTAATTCTTGATCAAATTCAAGATCCTTACAATTTTGGTGCAATTATTAGAAGTTCTAGTTTATTAGGTGTTGATCAAATTGTTATATTAGATCACAAACAAGTATTTGTTAATTCAACAGTTGTCAAAACATCAGCTGGAATAGTTTATGATATGAAGATTAGTAAAGTTACTAATCTAAGTAATGCAATTAAAGATTTACAAAAAAATGGGTTTTGAATTTATTCAACACATTTAAACTCTGAATCTAATGACATGCGAAAAGTAGACTTTGCAAATAAGACTGCAATCGTAATAGGAAATGAACATAAAGGTGTTAGTGAATTAGTAATGAAAAACAGTGATATGAATGTTTATATCCCTTCAACAAATACAATTGATTCATACAATGCTAATGTGGCAACTTCTTTAATTCTTTATCATGTTGCTAATTATATTGGAAAACTAAAATAA
- the cysS gene encoding cysteine--tRNA ligase, whose product MKLFDTLTQEQKLLDKKNINIYSCGPTVYDFIHVGNARPIILMDTLIRFLEANNVKVNFLQNITDIDDKIIERAIAENITEEEIADKYTKAFKDNLKKLNIRMPDKLIPISDKIKQMETFILELLNTSDAYESNRNIYFNIKENADQYGKLSKAKIEDLISGARVQADENKQDPLDFALWKNTEKGKKWNIGNSGNLGRPGWHTECAVLIDEYFNKETVDIHSGGIDLQFPHHENERIQYIAKNKKEIADIWMHNGHLTIDREKMSKSLGNAMTLTNFLEKYNPDILRWIFLITYYKQPINISDDLIEQGNKFIVKLNNLNKKVKQLVITDNFKLDDSIDKEIIDEFNNFMNDDLNTSRVLTLIEDVLKDINKVLLSKDFLVITKKINALNFVLNTLGLSIKIDANVNVNDKQTFLMWKELISAKDFEQADKIRESLVEKGIL is encoded by the coding sequence ATGAAATTATTTGATACATTAACTCAAGAACAAAAATTATTGGATAAAAAAAACATAAATATATATTCATGTGGACCAACAGTTTATGATTTTATTCACGTTGGTAATGCTAGACCAATAATTTTAATGGATACTTTAATTAGATTTTTAGAAGCAAATAATGTAAAAGTTAATTTTTTACAAAACATAACTGATATTGATGACAAAATCATTGAACGAGCAATTGCTGAAAATATTACAGAAGAAGAAATTGCAGACAAATATACAAAAGCTTTTAAAGATAATCTTAAAAAATTAAATATTAGAATGCCAGATAAGTTAATTCCTATTAGTGACAAGATAAAACAAATGGAAACATTTATTTTAGAATTACTAAATACTTCTGATGCATATGAATCAAATCGAAACATTTATTTTAATATAAAAGAAAATGCTGACCAGTATGGTAAATTATCAAAAGCCAAAATTGAAGATTTAATTTCAGGTGCTAGAGTTCAAGCAGATGAAAATAAACAAGATCCTTTAGATTTTGCTTTATGAAAAAATACTGAAAAAGGTAAGAAATGAAATATTGGCAATAGTGGAAATTTAGGAAGACCTGGATGACACACTGAATGTGCAGTTTTAATTGATGAATATTTCAATAAAGAAACAGTAGATATTCATTCAGGAGGAATTGATTTACAATTCCCTCATCATGAAAATGAAAGAATTCAATATATTGCTAAAAATAAAAAAGAAATTGCAGATATTTGAATGCACAATGGTCACTTAACAATTGATAGAGAAAAAATGAGTAAGTCTTTGGGTAATGCTATGACATTAACTAATTTCTTAGAAAAATATAATCCTGACATTTTAAGATGAATATTCTTAATAACTTATTACAAACAACCAATTAATATTTCAGATGACTTAATTGAACAAGGAAATAAATTTATTGTAAAACTTAATAATTTAAATAAGAAAGTTAAGCAGTTAGTAATAACTGATAACTTTAAATTAGATGATTCAATTGATAAAGAAATAATTGACGAATTTAATAATTTTATGAATGATGATCTAAATACATCAAGGGTTTTAACATTAATTGAAGATGTCTTAAAAGATATTAATAAAGTTTTATTATCTAAAGACTTTTTAGTGATAACTAAAAAGATTAATGCACTAAACTTTGTTTTAAATACATTAGGTTTATCAATTAAAATAGATGCAAATGTAAATGTAAATGATAAACAAACTTTCTTAATGTGAAAAGAATTAATTTCTGCAAAAGACTTTGAACAAGCAGACAAAATCAGAGAATCATTAGTAGAAAAAGGAATCTTATAG
- the rpsR gene encoding 30S ribosomal protein S18: protein MAMKKFVKKRKKVNFFAKNKINYIDYKDVELLKKFISGNGQILPRRITGTSPKHQRQLAVAIKRARQMALLPYVID from the coding sequence ATGGCAATGAAAAAATTCGTTAAAAAAAGAAAAAAAGTTAACTTTTTTGCTAAAAACAAAATTAACTACATCGATTACAAAGATGTTGAATTATTAAAAAAATTCATTTCAGGAAATGGACAAATCTTACCAAGAAGAATTACTGGTACATCTCCAAAACATCAAAGACAATTGGCTGTTGCAATTAAAAGAGCACGTCAAATGGCATTATTACCATACGTAATTGACTAA
- a CDS encoding ribose-phosphate diphosphokinase encodes MHSNKENVHIFGLTQGIELAQEICEILGVRRKEVKTLRFADGEILIESLDSVRGKEIYVIQSTSTPVNDSIMELLIAIDAFKRGSAEKINVVIPYYGYARQDRKAKGRQPITSKLIADLVTKAGADRVMTVDIHSPQSMGFFDVPMDNFYTAQTLASQIIDTIEVKKWNPKDCILVSPDYGGMTRVHKVESYTGGVTNGIAVIGKRRPEPNKAEIEFVLGDIADKHCFIIDDMIDTGGTIINAAKALKDQGAKDVHIFACHGLFNGPAKERMEFAINESIVEEVVVTNTIQISEEKKFKGLKIISVAPLLAEMIDSSISHESLSEVYNNKKQLIWDRAQCIVNKFKK; translated from the coding sequence ATGCATTCAAACAAAGAAAATGTGCACATATTTGGTTTAACTCAAGGTATTGAACTAGCACAAGAAATTTGTGAAATATTAGGAGTTAGAAGAAAAGAAGTTAAAACTTTAAGATTTGCTGATGGAGAAATCTTAATTGAATCTTTAGACTCTGTTAGAGGTAAGGAAATTTATGTAATTCAGTCTACTTCAACACCTGTAAACGATAGTATTATGGAATTATTAATTGCAATTGATGCATTTAAAAGAGGAAGTGCAGAAAAAATTAATGTTGTAATTCCTTACTATGGTTATGCAAGACAAGATCGTAAAGCAAAAGGAAGACAACCAATTACTTCAAAACTAATTGCTGATTTAGTTACAAAAGCTGGAGCAGATAGAGTTATGACAGTTGATATCCACTCACCTCAATCAATGGGATTCTTCGATGTGCCAATGGATAACTTTTATACAGCACAAACTTTAGCTAGTCAAATCATTGATACTATTGAAGTTAAAAAATGAAATCCAAAAGATTGTATCTTAGTATCTCCAGATTATGGAGGAATGACGAGGGTTCATAAAGTTGAATCATACACTGGCGGAGTAACTAATGGAATTGCAGTTATTGGTAAAAGAAGACCAGAACCTAATAAAGCAGAAATTGAATTTGTTTTAGGAGATATCGCAGATAAACATTGTTTTATTATTGATGACATGATTGATACAGGTGGAACAATCATAAATGCTGCTAAAGCATTAAAAGACCAAGGTGCTAAAGATGTTCATATCTTTGCTTGTCATGGATTATTTAATGGTCCTGCAAAAGAAAGAATGGAATTTGCAATTAATGAAAGCATTGTTGAAGAAGTTGTTGTAACAAACACAATTCAAATTTCTGAAGAAAAAAAATTCAAAGGATTAAAAATAATTTCAGTTGCCCCATTATTAGCTGAAATGATTGATTCATCAATTAGTCATGAATCATTATCAGAAGTTTATAATAATAAAAAACAATTAATTTGAGATAGAGCTCAATGTATTGTTAATAAATTTAAAAAATAA
- a CDS encoding ECF transporter S component, giving the protein MDNFLQWLMTGNHLAYASSLLTFISLLLFALGSFIYKKYLVRKGELFISPTFNTKNITYMGIMIACSVSVTVVISLVAPITVFPPIRVAFEGIMIKITGMIFGPIIGLIVGLITELLTMLFIPSFIHPAYFVVAIGFGFWAGLASFTFKFEAKKQWITIAIITVFIILATLFLYNTLQYLDADENGNVKLFGIHVKKELIPSLFLIMMGIMLGICYTMCGVLVLLKKQRWLQVILPIFLICIVTEIIVTILTAAWGDASLLTSNSDEGYISMVALRVIQMPIKIVFNTALLATVYSVLRPLIKK; this is encoded by the coding sequence ATGGATAATTTTTTACAATGATTAATGACTGGAAATCATCTAGCATATGCTTCAAGCTTGTTAACTTTTATAAGTTTACTACTATTCGCACTAGGTTCATTCATTTATAAGAAATACTTAGTCAGAAAAGGTGAACTATTTATTTCACCAACATTTAATACAAAAAATATTACTTACATGGGAATTATGATTGCTTGCTCTGTTTCAGTTACAGTTGTTATTTCATTAGTTGCACCAATTACAGTATTTCCACCAATTAGAGTTGCCTTTGAAGGTATTATGATCAAAATTACAGGAATGATTTTTGGACCAATCATTGGTTTAATTGTTGGATTGATTACTGAGTTATTAACTATGCTATTTATTCCGTCATTTATTCACCCTGCGTATTTTGTTGTTGCAATTGGATTTGGATTCTGAGCAGGATTAGCTTCATTTACTTTTAAATTTGAAGCCAAAAAGCAATGAATAACTATTGCTATCATTACAGTATTTATTATTCTAGCAACTCTATTCTTATACAACACACTTCAATACTTGGATGCTGATGAAAATGGAAATGTAAAATTATTTGGCATTCATGTTAAAAAGGAACTTATTCCAAGTTTATTCTTAATAATGATGGGAATAATGTTAGGGATATGCTACACAATGTGTGGTGTTTTAGTATTATTAAAAAAACAAAGATGATTACAAGTTATCTTACCAATTTTTTTAATCTGTATTGTGACAGAAATTATTGTTACAATTTTAACTGCTGCTTGAGGAGATGCAAGCTTATTAACTTCAAATAGTGATGAAGGATATATTAGTATGGTTGCATTAAGGGTAATTCAAATGCCAATAAAAATAGTATTTAACACAGCTTTATTAGCAACAGTTTATTCTGTGCTAAGACCATTAATTAAAAAATAA
- the pth gene encoding aminoacyl-tRNA hydrolase: MKLIVGLGNHGSQYEVTRHNAGWIALDQLIDKYGYTQQKNEHNSIIYFSTINNEKVLFVKPQTYMNNSGITIQAIMHYYKIDIKDLVVLHDEKDFPIGKNQFKMNGSAAGHNGIKSLIQYLGTQNFNRYRIGIGQPEEGWQIIDWVLSKFKPAELESIISNSKQIANFVNDWTIGVTFQNIMNKYNA, translated from the coding sequence ATGAAATTAATAGTTGGATTAGGAAATCATGGTTCACAATATGAAGTTACAAGACATAATGCTGGATGAATTGCATTAGATCAGCTAATTGATAAATATGGGTATACTCAACAAAAAAATGAACATAATTCTATTATTTATTTTTCAACTATTAATAATGAAAAGGTTCTATTTGTTAAACCACAAACTTATATGAACAATTCAGGTATAACTATCCAAGCAATTATGCATTATTACAAAATTGATATTAAAGATCTTGTAGTTTTACATGATGAAAAAGATTTCCCAATTGGAAAAAATCAATTTAAAATGAATGGATCAGCAGCTGGTCATAATGGAATAAAGTCACTTATTCAATATTTAGGAACACAAAACTTTAATCGTTACAGAATAGGAATTGGACAACCAGAAGAAGGTTGACAAATAATTGACTGAGTTCTTTCAAAGTTTAAACCAGCTGAATTAGAAAGCATAATAAGTAATTCAAAACAAATTGCAAATTTCGTAAATGATTGAACAATTGGAGTAACATTTCAAAACATAATGAACAAGTACAACGCATAG
- a CDS encoding class I SAM-dependent methyltransferase, whose translation MENIKRNYYGSLSSLVYDQSKPPGTSIDGDIQFYTEELIQRDGIVLEAGVGNGRMAIPLLRKGFEVFGLDNSQEMLDLYKANLVKYNMKSNMLLGDLKDFKTDEKFDSIIMPNGSFCLINRDNIIDVLNNFKAHLNENGKMYLDLIFPTSFKAGTIHEFDFQLDNSEIINVKNKSISIDWITQKTYTELEYWYKNKSEIQPFSLWWYGVEEFTNILKELEFKNINHIINYNNLKILNLKTLTFIFEK comes from the coding sequence ATGGAAAATATCAAAAGAAATTATTATGGAAGTTTATCTTCACTTGTTTATGATCAATCAAAACCACCTGGTACATCAATTGACGGAGATATTCAATTTTACACAGAAGAATTAATTCAACGTGATGGAATTGTTTTAGAAGCAGGGGTTGGTAATGGAAGAATGGCTATTCCACTTTTAAGAAAAGGATTTGAAGTTTTTGGTTTAGATAATTCTCAAGAAATGTTAGATTTATATAAAGCAAATTTAGTTAAGTACAATATGAAATCAAATATGCTTTTAGGTGATTTAAAAGATTTTAAAACTGATGAAAAATTTGATTCAATAATTATGCCAAATGGAAGCTTTTGCTTAATAAATCGAGATAATATTATTGATGTTTTAAATAACTTTAAGGCTCATTTAAATGAAAATGGAAAAATGTATTTGGATCTTATTTTTCCAACAAGTTTTAAAGCTGGAACTATACATGAATTTGATTTTCAATTAGATAATAGTGAAATTATTAATGTTAAAAATAAATCAATTTCGATTGATTGAATCACTCAAAAAACTTATACAGAACTGGAATATTGATACAAAAATAAGTCTGAAATTCAACCCTTTTCTCTTTGATGATATGGTGTTGAAGAATTTACAAATATTTTAAAAGAACTTGAGTTTAAAAATATTAATCACATTATTAATTACAATAATTTAAAAATACTAAATTTAAAAACTCTTACTTTCATTTTTGAAAAGTAA
- the rplI gene encoding 50S ribosomal protein L9, with protein sequence MKVIFLQDVQGQGKKDEIKEVSDGYARNFLISKGLVKMATNGSVKSVKNKKIVEQQENDLAIAETKQLKTLLEEITLKFKLQINEGKAFHSISNQDIVDQLKNSYKLDLDKRKFVNFKNLNQLGLHYIVIKLNFGIEAKLKVEIQGV encoded by the coding sequence ATGAAAGTAATTTTTTTACAAGACGTACAAGGGCAAGGCAAAAAAGATGAAATAAAAGAAGTTAGTGATGGTTATGCAAGAAACTTTTTAATTTCTAAAGGATTAGTTAAAATGGCAACTAATGGAAGTGTAAAATCAGTTAAAAATAAAAAAATTGTTGAACAACAAGAAAATGATTTAGCAATTGCTGAAACTAAACAACTTAAAACTTTATTAGAAGAAATAACATTAAAATTTAAATTACAAATCAATGAGGGAAAAGCTTTCCACTCAATTTCTAATCAAGACATTGTAGATCAATTAAAAAACTCATATAAACTTGACTTAGATAAAAGAAAATTTGTTAACTTTAAAAATCTTAACCAATTAGGTTTACATTATATTGTTATTAAATTAAATTTTGGAATTGAAGCAAAACTTAAAGTAGAAATTCAAGGGGTATAA
- the dnaB gene encoding replicative DNA helicase has protein sequence MSRKDMSENNLYAVEKMVLAIAMHSPNALPDIITGLVADDFLDSTHKIIFQAIIDLQSESKEVTINSVANQIEKKSNLDSIGGIQRLQDIALDFFSDEGIENFIEEVFYASSSRKFDAALRRVQNLRKEEQLDIESSINEMQKELLKIDLNAQKNEVQSIYKSTELLIKKIQELEKRSETLTGIPTDLYDLDEITSGLQEGDLIILAARPSMGKTAFALNLAYNAARHKNGVAIFSLEMPAEQLTQRIMTMVSKIDSRKLRTGKNISKAEWSNLLASKEIISQLPIYIDDTPGITVQQIQSKLYKLKRDHDVKFCVVDYLQLISSTNSTGDRQNEISNISRQLKRIARELKIPIVCLSQLSRSVEKREDKRPIMSDLRDSGAIEQDADIIMFLYRDDYYKHKDGTEEENKIINQVSSTDLILSKHRNGATGTISILFDKSHGKFMDKG, from the coding sequence ATGAGCAGAAAAGATATGAGTGAAAATAACTTATATGCAGTAGAAAAAATGGTATTGGCAATTGCAATGCATTCACCAAATGCGTTACCAGATATTATTACAGGGTTAGTTGCAGATGATTTTCTAGATTCAACTCACAAAATAATTTTTCAAGCAATTATTGATCTTCAATCTGAAAGTAAAGAAGTTACTATTAATTCAGTTGCAAACCAAATTGAGAAAAAAAGTAATTTAGATTCAATTGGTGGAATTCAAAGATTGCAAGATATTGCATTAGATTTCTTTTCAGATGAAGGAATTGAAAACTTTATTGAAGAAGTTTTTTACGCAAGTTCATCAAGAAAATTTGATGCAGCATTAAGAAGAGTACAAAACTTAAGAAAAGAAGAACAACTTGATATTGAATCATCAATTAATGAGATGCAAAAAGAATTATTAAAAATAGATCTTAATGCTCAAAAGAATGAAGTTCAAAGTATTTATAAATCAACTGAATTATTAATTAAAAAAATTCAAGAATTAGAAAAAAGAAGTGAAACTTTAACAGGTATTCCAACAGACTTATATGATTTAGATGAAATTACTTCTGGATTACAAGAAGGTGATTTAATTATTCTTGCTGCACGTCCAAGTATGGGTAAAACAGCTTTTGCTTTAAACCTTGCATATAATGCAGCAAGACATAAAAATGGTGTAGCTATATTTTCATTAGAAATGCCAGCAGAACAATTAACTCAAAGAATTATGACTATGGTTTCAAAGATAGATTCTAGAAAATTAAGAACAGGAAAAAACATTTCAAAAGCTGAATGAAGTAACTTATTAGCTTCAAAAGAAATTATTTCACAATTACCAATTTATATTGATGATACTCCAGGTATTACAGTTCAACAAATTCAATCAAAATTATATAAATTAAAAAGAGATCATGATGTTAAATTTTGTGTAGTTGACTACTTACAATTAATTAGTTCAACAAATAGCACAGGTGATAGACAAAATGAAATATCAAATATTTCTCGTCAATTAAAAAGAATTGCAAGGGAATTAAAAATTCCGATTGTTTGTTTATCACAACTGTCAAGAAGTGTAGAAAAACGTGAAGATAAACGACCAATAATGTCAGACTTGCGTGATTCAGGTGCTATTGAACAAGATGCAGATATTATTATGTTCTTATACCGTGATGACTACTATAAACACAAAGATGGTACTGAAGAAGAAAACAAAATTATTAATCAAGTAAGTTCAACAGATTTAATTCTTTCAAAACATAGAAATGGTGCTACTGGAACAATTAGTATTTTATTTGATAAAAGTCATGGTAAGTTCATGGACAAAGGGTAA